The following nucleotide sequence is from Verrucomicrobiota bacterium.
GGCGACCAGGTTTACGCTGACGGAAGACGGGTGGCGAGCGCGAAGGAGTATTCACAACAGGCAATTGCATTGGCGAACACACCAACGGAACAGCCGCGGCCGATGCCGCCGGAATCCGGACAGCAGGCCGAATACCTGCCGCTTGGCGTCTGGGCAATGGTGCAGGAAGAAAAGGGTGACGCCTATATGTTTTTCCAGATCTCTATCGACAAAGATGGAGTGGTCACCGGCGCCTTTAAAAACCTCTTGAGTGGAGAGGAATCGCCAATCTCCGGCCAAGTGGACAAGAAAACCCAGCGGGCAGCTTGGAAAATCGGCTCGAGTAACACTGTGATCGAGGCCGGCCTGCAGAATCTGACTCAGGAGGTAGCTAGTTGCCTGGTGCATTTCGGCACGGATACAACGCAGACCTGGCTGTTAGTGCGGCTGAAAAATCCAGCCGCCGTGCCGGACGCGCCCCAATCCGGGCCTGTGGCGGACGATTCGAAGTGAATTCAGGAAGGCTGCGTTCGAGCCGGCGTTTACTGAGCGGTACGTTCCCGATCGGGGGTGTCCGCGGCCGGCTCGTTAACACGCAAGACCGCGACCGAACGGGCCTGCAGCGGGTAATCGTCCAGCCGCCCGAGAACCCGCGGGATCATGCTTGCGCTCGAACTGTCGAACACCAGTTCCCAGTTAAACACCAGCTCCTCCCGGTTCTGGTTCCCCAAACGGGCCCGGAGCCGGAACGAGATGTCCTCGGGACCCCCGTTCATCAGGATTAGAAACGAGTCGCCCACGATGCGCTCGCCTTGCGCGCCGGTTTCAGCGATCTCGAAACCGGGCAGGCCCATGCCCAGGCAGCGGACGTGCCCGGCATTCCAGTCCCGGTCAGCCATTTCCGTTCCGGCGGGCGTCAGCCAGTAGAGGTCTTTGACCTCCCGGCCATGAATCGGCCGGCCCTGGAAAAAGTGACGGCGCCGAAACACCGGGTTCCGGGCGCGCACCCTGATCAGCCCGCGAACAAACTCAAGCAGGTCTCGCTGCTCGGGCTCAAGGTCCCAGTCAAGCCAGGTCGACGGTGAGTCCTGGCAGTAGACATTGTTATTGCCCCCTTGGGTGTGCCCCAACTCGTCCCCGGCCAGCAGCATCGGCACGCCTTGCGACAGCAGCAGCGTCGCCAGCAAATTGCGTTGCTGCCGGGCCCGCGACGCATTAATCGACGCGTCGTCAGTCGGACCCTCCACGCCGCAATTCCAACTGTCATTTTGGTCCGTGCCGTCGCGGTTGTTCTCGCCGTTGGCTTCGTTGTGTTTGCGGTCATAGCTGACCAGATCGCGGAGCGTAAAGCCGTCGTGGCAGGTCACAAAATTCAGGCCGGCGCTGGGCCGGCGGCGGCTCCGCTCATACAGGTCGCTGCTGCCCGCCAGCCGTGTGGCCAACTCCCCGACCGTGCCGCCCTCGCCTTTCCAGAAGCGCCGCACGCAATCGCGGTACTTGCCGTTCCACTCCGTCCAGAGCACCGGGAAGTTGCCGACCTGGTACCCCCCCCGGCCCGAGGTCCCAAGGCTCGGCGATCAGCTTGACCTGCGAGATCACCGGGTCCTGATGAATGAGGTCGAAAAAGGCACCGAGCCGATCGACCTCAAAGAACTGGCGGGCCAGGGCGCTGGCCAGGTCGAAGCGAAACCCATCCACATGCATCTCGGTGACCCAATACCGAAGGCTGTCTATGATGAGTTTGAGCACGGCAGGGTGAGAGACCTCGAGGGAGTTGCCGCAGCCGGTGAAATCGACGTGGTGGCGGCCGTCGGCGGCCAGCCGGTAGTAGGCGGCGTTATCGATGCCGCGTAGCGAGAGGGTGGGCCCGAGATGATTTCCCTCGGCGGTGTGGTTGTAGACGACGTCCAGGATGACTTCAATGCCTGCGGCGTGCAGCGCACGCACCATCGACTTGAACTCCGGCACCGCCCCGGCCGGTCCCGACGCGGCGTAGCGCGGGTCAGGGGCGAAGAAGCCCAGCGTGTTATAGCCCCAATAGTTGGTCCGGCCGCGCTCGACCAGAGACCGCTCGTCGAGGTGGTAGTGGACCGGCAGCAACTCGACGGCGGTCACCCCGAGTTCGCTCAGGTGGCGGATCGCCGGCGCTGATGCCAGCCCGGCATAAGTGCCGCGGACGTGTTCCGGCACCCGGGGGTGCTGGCGGGTAAACCCTTTAACGTGAGCTTCATAGACGACGGTCTCGTGCCACGGGGTTCGCGGCGGGTGATCCTCCCCCCAACTGAACGCCGGTTCGACGACACACGTCAGCGGCGCAAAGGGCGCGCTGTCCCGGTCGTCGAAGCCGGCGTCGTTGCCCGTGCCGTACGGATAGCCATAGAGCGCATCGTCCCAGCGCAAATCCCGGCCGATCGCCTTGGCGTAGGGGTCGAGCAGGAGTTTGTACGGGTTGAACCGGTGGCCCCGGTCCGGCTGGTAGGGGCCGTGGACCCGATAGCCGTAGAGTTGTCCCGGCCGGAGATCGGGCAGGTAGGCGTGCCACACCTCGTCATTCATCTCCGGAAGCGCGATGCGTTGTGACTCAGAGCGCGCCTCCAGCGAATCGAAAAGGCAGAGCTCGACCTTGGTGGCGTTCTCGGAGAACAAGGCAAAGTTTACTCCCATGCCATCCCACGTGGCGCCGAGCGGATAAGGGCGGCCCGGCCAGATCCGCATCGGCATCACTCCCGCGCTTCCGTCGTCAGCCATTGGCCGGACCCTCCAAGGAGCGTACTTTGCCGGGGGCGGCAGCGGCCGCTCGGCCCGGCTGAACTCGGCCGCGCGGAGCCATTGCGTTTAGCACCTTTCTCACCATTCTCCCGCCTGCATCCGACCGCTTCCAGTATTTAGTTTAGGTTCCCAGCCGCGCCGCCAGCTTTTCGCCCATATAGGCGCGATCTCCCAGCACCTGTAGTAAGGGACCATGCAGATCAAACTTAACGATGCTGACGGAGCCGGCTAACATATCGATGCGGTCGCGATAACGCCCCAAATCAATGCCAAGAAGGTCGCATAGGATTATTCGGATCGTCGCTTTATGAGAGACAACCAGGACATTGCCGGTCGTATACTTTCCCTGAATTTCTGCGATCACCAGCAACGCCCGGCTGGCAATCTCTACCGACGTTTCACCTCCGGTCGGCGGATTCCAGGCCGGTTCAGCCAGCCAGTGAATATAATCATCCCAGTAACGCTGTTTCACATAGTCGACCGATTTATCTTCCCATTTCCCGTAGCGGATCTCTTTCAGCCCGTCTCGCAACTGCATTTCCAGGCCGAGGGCGTCGCATAACGGTTTTGCGGTGGCGATGGTGCGTTTCATCGGACTGACATAAACGGCCGTCCAGGGAATCGAACGATGCGCATCCGCAAATGCGCTGGCCATCTGGGCGCCTTCAGGGGTTAATTCCGCGTCCACCTCACCGCAATAGGCTCCCGTGGTGCTATAACTCGTCTCGCCGTGGCGCAAAAAGTATACTTTTAAGCTCACAAATCTGGCCTCCGAAACAGATTGGCTATCAACCGGCGATCATCCGTCGCGCCTCGGGCTTTCTAACGGCGCCGCCTGGCCAGCCTCGCATAGTTCCACCCTGACCGGCCTGGCGCCCCAAATTTTGTCGCAATACTCCCAAACCGCCCGGTCCGAAGAAAATTTGCCCATCCGCACGGTGTTGAGGATGGACCTGCGCGTCCAGTTCTTCGTGTTCTTATAAGCCTGACTCACTTGTTCCTGGCAGTCCACATAGGACTTGTAATCGGCAAGAACCAGGTACGGATCGTATTTGACCAGGGAGTCCACCAACGGCTTAAACAGGTTTGTATCCCCACGGGAGAAGTGTCCGGAACGGAGCAGGTCAACGGCTGCCCGCAGGTGCGGATCAGATTGGTAGTACTCCCCGGGGTGGTAGCCGGCCGCCCGCTTCGCCTGCACTTCTTCAGCCGTCAAGCCGAACAGGAAAAAGTTTTCGTGCCCGACGGCGTCGCGGATCTCGATGTTGGCCCCATCCAAGGTCCCGATTGTCAACGCCCCGTTCATGGCAAACTTCATGTTGCTCGTGCCGGACGCCTCGTAGCCGGCCGTGGAAATCTGTTCCGAGAGGTCAGCGGCGGGGTAAATCCACCGGGCCTGCTTCACATTGTAGTTGGGCAAAAAGACCACCTTGAGCAGGTCACGGGTGTCGGGATCCCTATCCAATACCTCGGCTACCGAGTTGATCAGCTTGATGATCAGCTTGGCCATCAAGTAGCCCGGGGCGGCTTTGCCGCCGAAAATGAAAGTGCGGGGCACGATATCGACGTTGCGATCGTGTTTGAGGCGGTTGTACAGCGTAATGATGTACAGCACATTCAAGTGCTGGCGCTTGTATTCGTGCAGGCGCTTCACCTGCACGTCAAAGAGGCCTCGCGGATTGACCGTTAGGCCCATCTGCGTTTGGATGTAACCGGCCAGATCCTGCTTGTTGGCCAGCTTGATCCGTTGCCACTCGTCCCGGAAGCCGGCGTCTTCGGCAAACGGTTCCAGGTTGCGGAGATCGTCCAGGCCCCTGATCCAGCCCTCCCCGATCTTCTGGGTCGCCAGCCTCGCGAGCCGGGGATTGCTCGCCACGAGGAACCGTCGAGGGGTGACCCCATTGGTCACGTTGAGAAACTTCTCGGGCCACAATTCATAGAAGTCGTGTAGCACGGTCTCCTGCAGCAGCCGGGAATGCAGTTCGGCCACCCCGTTGACCGCATGGCTGCCGACCGTAGCCAAATAGGCCATCCTGACGTAGCGCTCTCCGCTTTCATCGATCAGAGACATCCGGGCGATCCGCGCCGGGTCGTTGGGGTACTTCAGGCGCACCTCGTCCAGGAAACGGCGGTTGATCTCGTAAATGATTTCCAGGTGCCGGGGTAAAAGGCTGCCGAACAGGTTGACGGGCCACTTTTCCAGGGCTTCGGGCAGCAGCGTGTGGTTGGTGTAAGCAAACGTTTTCCTGGTGATCTCCCAAGCCGATTCCCAGCCCATCTGCTGCTCGTCCACCAGCAACCGCATGAGCTCGGCCACCCCGATCGACGGATGGGTGTCATTCAGCTGCACGGCAAAGGCTTCGTGGAAATGGTTCAGGTCCCCTCCCGTCTGCAGGTAAATGCGGATGATGTCCTGCAGGGAACAGGACACGAAAAAATATTGTTGCTCTAAACGCAATTGCTTGCCTTGAGCGGGCTCATCGTTCGGGTAGAGGACCTTGGTGATGTTCTCGGAAACCACCTTGTCGTGGACCGCACCATAGTAATCCCCAAGATTAAACTCCTGAAAATCGAAGGATTCACGCGCCTCTGCTCTCCACAGCCGCAGGGTGTTGGCGGTATTGACCTTGTACCCGAGGATGGCCAAGTCGTACGGAACGCCGTTCACCACCTGGGCCGGAACCCAACGCACCCGGTACCGCCCCTGATCGTCCGTATAGGCTTCCGTATGGCCGCCGAAGTTCACCTCGACGGTCGCTTCGGGACGCGGGAGTTCCCAGGGGTCGCCCAGGCGCAACCAGTTATCCGCGCGTTCGACCTGCCAGCCGTCCCGGATCTCTTGGGTAAAGATGCCGAATTCGTACCGGATACCGTAGCCGATGGCCGGAATTTCCAGCGTTGATAGGGAATCCATGTAGCAGGCGGCAAGCCGGCCCAAGCCCCCATTGCCCAGGCCGGGCTCGGGCTCTTGCTCGATCAATTCGTCCAGGTCCAGTCCCAGTTTCTCAACAGCCTGGCGCGCTTCATCAGAGATGGCCAGGTTTACCAGGCCGTTGCCGAGGCGGGGTCCCAGCAGGAACTCCGCCGATAAATAACACACGACCTTAGGTTGCTTACGCTTGAGGTAAGTTTCAACCGTATTGATCCAGCGATTCAACTGGCGATCGCGCACCGTATAGGCCAGGGCCATGTAGAAGTCGTTTTTCGTGGCGATCGCTCGAAACTTGCCTTACGCAAAAAAAAGGTTGTGCTTGAAGTCTTGTTCGAGGGCTTCTACTGTCGGGCCGGTGCGCTCGTCTTCGACGACTCGATTCCGGCCTTCGGAATCTATCGATGCAGGTGTGGATGGATGCATAGCCCTTCCTAATTCTGGCTGTTCAGGTGCAAGTGCGGGTACTCAAACCCAAGTGATAGAAGCCTATCACGGGCGACGATTAGCCCCATACCCCCGACGAGCGTTTCTCGGTGAGTACATTGAACCTGACAAACTCATTCGATCGAATTGAAAAAAACCACCCGTTTTGGTCGTCGAATCCGGCCTCACAGGTGCCCAGCGCCATCGATTACCGAAGTAGTCCTCCCACGCTCTCCTGAACTGGCCAGCTCAATGGGCCGCTATGGCCGGACCGCCAAGTGTCTCTGGCCCAAGGTCGTGATGAACCTGCCCCAAGGTCCAGTAGATTTGCCGGCGCCTCAGGTGTTACCGTGAGACACGATGAAAACTGGAGACCGCGTGGCCGGAAGG
It contains:
- a CDS encoding histidine phosphatase family protein, with the translated sequence MSLKVYFLRHGETSYSTTGAYCGEVDAELTPEGAQMASAFADAHRSIPWTAVYVSPMKRTIATAKPLCDALGLEMQLRDGLKEIRYGKWEDKSVDYVKQRYWDDYIHWLAEPAWNPPTGGETSVEIASRALLVIAEIQGKYTTGNVLVVSHKATIRIILCDLLGIDLGRYRDRIDMLAGSVSIVKFDLHGPLLQVLGDRAYMGEKLAARLGT